Proteins encoded within one genomic window of Sulfurovum sp. XGS-02:
- a CDS encoding twin-arginine translocase TatA/TatE family subunit — MGMPSMPELLIVLAIVVLLFGAKKIPDLAKGMGKGIKDFKKAIKEDEEEPKEIASKDEPKVEASTEEKKSENA, encoded by the coding sequence ATGGGTATGCCAAGTATGCCAGAATTACTAATCGTATTGGCGATTGTTGTGCTTCTTTTTGGAGCAAAGAAGATTCCAGATCTTGCTAAAGGTATGGGAAAAGGTATCAAAGACTTTAAAAAAGCAATTAAAGAGGACGAAGAAGAGCCTAAAGAGATTGCTTCAAAAGATGAGCCTAAAGTTGAAGCTTCAACAGAAGAGAAAAAAAGCGAAAATGCTTAA